From the genome of Mya arenaria isolate MELC-2E11 chromosome 5, ASM2691426v1:
CTTAAAGCGGTCATGCAGATTCTTCCAATTGTTCTGACATTGAAGTCATGATAGTAAATggtacataaattattaatcttgtaaaaaaaaattacaaagcAAATTTCATCATGAGCAGTTCacaaataaacaagagatgtttgtcaaacattatgccccccccccccgagcgccatgttgtcaggattatttggacaattgaatgaaatatgcatggacctccaagtcaagttgagggccatgggtgcaggcagtgTCAAGTTATTACACAGAAAACCTTAtgtgttaaaggtcactgtgaccttgacctttgacctgatgaccccagCTTCCATGTCAAaattgatgaccataggtctggGCATTGTTAAATCACTGATaaatcactcggacaagctttaaaatccttttaccatttaaggtcactgtgaccttgacctttgacctgatggcccctaaaatcaataggggtaatcttcatgtgaagtttgatgagcatacgtccaggaattgttcagttatcactcagacaagctttggtctaccgaggGACCAACTGACCGACCTACCTACTGACCGACCGACACGTGCGAAggaatatacccctcttcttcgaaggggggcataataatcaaacatatttaataatttgattgtCTTAGAGCCACCTTGCCAACGTTTACAAATCTGCACTGAATGTCTGCTTCAAAggcaacaatgtttaaaatggcgTGCCTTAGGTTTGTACAATAAGAATATCAATTGTTGTCATCAAAGTGCCTATATAATATGTTCCATTATTCCATCCTTTTTCTATCGCATTTAGCAAAATTTCCTCATTGAATTTGACATTTCttaatgtacattctgattgacTGACGTTCAATTatagctccgcctactggcgAAATTCCACTAATTTTTACTGTTTACGCTATCCAATTACCCGATCAGGGGTTTACCGATTATGAAAACACAGGTTGTCTGCGCATTACACAAATACATAATAAGCGGTCATAGTAAAATGACAAGGCACATGGAAAACATTACTATCATGAGTATTGCGCGATgtgtctcaattatgacagtGGTTTACAGGGCCCTCGGTCTATGATGATGCTTCCAATAATAACAAGatggccatgatggccctaaattgctcacctgagtaaaGGTTGTTGATCTTTGTTACCACTATAGAATGTTACAGAACAAATATCTTAGGGTTTATTTTCCTTTATAAGTCTATGTTAAACAGGTGACCCTCGTAGTGGGGCTAACTTTGAACCCAGGGGTATAATTtcaacaatcttggtagaggaaaTATGACAATGCTACAAACCAAATCCATGATGCTTGATATTTGTTAgatcaaaactgtacacatgtcCAAATTTCAAAGATGTAGCTTCAAAAAACAAGAAAGTAGGACAAATGGTCAACTGTCCTGAGTgatgtcaatattgatatttgtttgcaaaactgtacacatggtcaaaatttcatagcagtagctttaaaaataagaaagtaggtcaaaatgtTACAATCAAGGTCACCCAAGCATAGCTtagatatttgtttgcaaaactgtgtacacatggtcaaaatttcatagCAGTAGCTTCAAAAGGTCAAGGCCAAGGTCATCTGAATAAAAAATggatatttgtttgcaaaattgaaCACATGGACtgaatttcattgctgtagcttcaaaaattagaaagtaggtcaaaaggtcacagatGAGGTCGTCCCagtacaacattgatatttttttttcaaaagtgtgcACATGGTCCTAATTTCTTCGCTGATGCTTCAGAAATTTATAAGAAAGTATATCGAAAGGGgtggggcataatttgaacactcttGGTAGAGAACCACTATATGATTattcgtaaaaaaatattttttaaaagtctaAGCCTAGAGGTTTGAGATAAGAAGATTTtcaatatataagtatgtaaaaaaaaattgtgatcGGGGGGGGGgacatttttgaccccaggggcataatttgaacaagttTGTTAAACGACCACTAGACTTTTTTTCAGTGCTCTGCGtgtaattcatttctttgatcAATTTTGAAAGCCACCACCTAAGGAACAtccctgtgaagtttcattaaaactgTCCAGGCTGTTAGCAGGAGATGATGTTTATAAGCAATTGTTGTCGCTGGACAACAGACACAAAACACTGGACAAAGACTTATAATCACAattagctcaccttgagcactttgtgctgaGGTGAGCTAAAAAAGGGACCAACGGGATAGAGGGGGATAATAGAGGCTGAGCAATTGtgaacaagagggccatgatgacCCTAAATCGTTAATCTGAGTAAAAGTGTTTAACCTtagtaatcaatatagcttgatattatatatgcatgtgattcaaatttcaaaactgtagcttcaaaaaaATTGGGCCAAAAGGTCACCTGACAATgtcaatattaatatatgttttcaagcTATACACATGCTCGAAATTTCATAACAGAGacttaagtaaataaatataagaaaggTCAAAAAGGTACAATAAAGGTTATCCAAGcacagcattgatatttgttttcaaaactgtacacttggtcaaaatgtttttgctgCACCTTAAAAAAAAGTGGGTCAAAAAGTCAGTCATGGTTATCCGaggacaatattgatatttgttatcaaaactcTACACattgtccaaatttcattgctgggTTCCAAAAAGGGTGGAACCGAATTTGACCCAAGGGGCGTAATTTgcacaatcttggtagaggaccactataTATGATGCTCGTAACAAATTATTACAGGTATGGGCCTAGCTGTGTCAGATGAGACAAAAAAcaggctagctggagcactgcagACAGCATATTAAAATAAGATCTTcgaaatcattatttataaccTGTAACATGCTAACACAAAAGAGTTGTAAAGTTCTGTTAATTTAGACACCAGTTTAAATATCATAGTGAGTAGATTTAGGtccaattgaaatatttaagggGAAAAGACGAAAAACATTCTAAGAGGCATGAAATTCTAGACGTATATTGGTTGCAGTctattgtacaaattaatttttacTTCATCTATTTTAAGATATGGGTAGATTTTAGGACAATAGATAGAGCTTGTACAATTAAACACTGTATATTAGCATGAAATGTACTTTTGATTCTGTAAAATACAGTGTATAAATAATTACCTGAGATGGTGTTGATGGTGCTGtgattcaaaaataaaatcataatgaattatttaaccTGAGTCATAAACAAATCATCTCATAGTATTCATTACTTACCACTTATTAGCTAAGCCTAAACAATACGTACCAAATAGTTTAAGTTTTgctgaatatttatttcaagtagGTCTTTAAGTTAATTTCCAATagaaacaattttataatataagCTGTGATTATAAAGAAAGATGCACCCACATCAAggatataaaatcatatttacacctcaacgtCCATTCcataaatgaactgccttttggcaattAGGCCTTtttaaactgactataaaaacggtagggtcggcgcctatttcgtaggtatttttaagggtcgggtaacccgaaccaattttttttttttaggccttacaaatattttcagaagAATGCAACAGCTTCGGATATGTTCAGATCGCGAATCTTggcatataaatatacatgtaaattgaaaattgtttatcttatttattgtttgtattgtgtcaaaaattattaaaatgttttcttaaagtgactcgctcatttTTACAGatcaaaaattagttttcccttttttgcatctgaaaacactcattttatcattattttactctatgatatcgaaagtCAAGAAAGTCAATAGAAAACAGCCAGCTGGTCCACACGGCCACCTGGATTTtaacacaagaggcacatcagtgcctgtgctccactggccaaaaggttcaagcaaagaccacctaacgaacattttcgtcaagtttcatagaaatacaatcatcaatttttgaggagaagttattcaattatttttttttactttaatagctctggctgccatgttgtgcagtggaccgaaatgatttgggcaatttgagtaaaggagcaccaaacaaacatttctgtcaagttttatcgaaaaaaggtcatcggtttcgacgacaagtcgtataaagtttttttttattttttagctctggcagccatggtgtgcagtggactggaaccatttaacaaattttggttaatgaccacccaaggaacatttctgtcaagtttcatcaaaatctgatcatcggttaacatttaatctgaatagattatgaagcaaatatctaacctgaacaagaactgacgagattgaatcgacttggtgtttcacttacacttttcggccatttatttagttactaaaaatagctgtttcataaactttcagaatatcacttaaacgaaaattaatgttcagtctatatatactttcctatgtataaatgtaaggtttttaaattgatctttttgtgagaactttatgcttatatgtttactcataaattattattgtttaaaaattatttaaagatgctatacgtgaaaaattaagacattatattttttttctattaaagggaggtaattcagtagtaaaatgtaatcaaagctattaaagcatggcatttcttttctaaccatgttgatattattacagtctattcaagcaagatgccttttgtttttacatagtacccataggttctgaaaaacaaggagcactattcccaacagaaggatgtcactccctatcacttcatgagcatcataataaagaaatgtttactcaaactgcaagctgctcaattgaaataggtatttacctcaagcatacagttttataatgtggcaaaatagtcggactactagattgtcattcggactagtaaaatatgccattatgctagtccaactggctagtaggttaaaatgtttttcgtgaagactgcggacgagaagtccttaaaggtttttctatttttaactcttgcagccatgttgtgcagtggaccggaaccatttgggcaattttggttaaagggcatcccgatgaacatttatgtaaagtttcatcaaaatctgataatcggtttctgagaagatgtagtttaacgtttttttttctattcttagctctggtgcccatgttgtgcagcagaccagaactgtttgggctattttggttaaggactacccaagtaacatttctgtcaagtttcattgcaatacgatcatcggtttctgaggagaagtcgtttaaaggtttttctatttttacctctgggggccatcttgtgcagtggaccgaaaccattgaagcaaatttgataaaggaccatccaaggaacatttctgttaagtttcatcaaaatctgatcatcggtttctgagaagatgttctttaaaggtttttctatttttttgccctggcagccatgttgtgcagcggaccggaaccatttgagcaattttggttaaggaccacccaaggaacaattctgtcaagtttcatcaaaatctgcctatccgtttcagaggagatgtcgtttaaagattttgctatttttagctgtggcggccatattgtgcaatggaccagaaccatttgagcaattttaataaaggaccacccaaggaacattactgtcaagtttcatcaaaatctgccgaaccgtttcagaggagatgtcgtttaaagattttgctatttttagctctggcggccatattgtgcaatggaccggaaccatttgagcaattttggtaaaggaccaccaaaggaacattcctgtgaagttttgtcaaaatccacttatcagtttcagaggagatgtcgtttaaagtaaaagtttacgcacgcacgcacgcacgcacgcacgcacgcacgcactcacgacggacaatctgtgacgacaagCTCCATGGCCtccggccagtggagctaaaaactggtggatatgttgacctttTAAGGATACTTGATAACATCATatatgataatgtcaatcaaccaatcacgcaacaccacagcagtaattaattttcaattgcCTTTTAAACTCTAATAAAAAAGATgatatttgagtaaatatcaacatttgctgaaggtttccagcttttgatattttggttttaacactcagtatgatttgccacactttatttcataattaaaaaaaatgtgttttacaaaCCACGATTAAGTccctttaaatgaaacaagagccgtcgtaagacagcgcgctcgactacgccgctttgacttagaatacaataacgatgtaataataccgagtttggtctctttatgtcaaacctaactaaaagtattcaatacataaggtgacattgatgctgccctcccaccggCCCGCcaaaacaatgacgcaagtcattcaaataacttgatttcccattacgaaaatgtggttaagaatatacaaatatgcctttcattaaggaaatttaaaaaaaaataaaaaagttcaagggacataatttgtatttaggcttaaaacggagtaatgtttcttgttgtaagatggtcgtaaataattttgaattttattaagtgtatttaatgaacggtatagaagtttttttattaaaatcccaacttgcccttaacctttacttgcctaaaactttaacctaagtcaatcagggatcataacttgtattaaggatatggagttatgtaacctcattaaAAACTTTAACCTCAGTTCCATAGTCAAAccggggccataatttgtataaaagataatatggagttatctaaccttattatgtgatggctctgaatatctgtgtgaagtattaagtcaattgaatgaatggtattggagttttaagtgaaaatctcaacttgccctaaaactttaacctgccctaaaactttaacctaagtcaatcaggggccataacttgtatttaggataatatggagttatgtaacctcattgggtgatggtcctgaacaattgtgtgaagtattaattCAATTGAGCAAAggatataaaagttattaataaatattccaacttgccctaaaactttaacctaagttccatatatagtcaatcagggaccaTTATGTGTGTacagaataatatggagttatctaacctcatcatgtgatggccctaaacaactgcgtgaagtattaagtcaattgaatgtagggtattggaattataagtgaaaatcccaacttgccctaaaactttaaccagatgCCGACGctgacgctggggcgagtagtatagcccacctattcttcgaatagtcgagctaaaaaggatttctttaacaattctggaaataattaatgaactattggtgcaAATATAAGTAATCAACCCAGTCATTCCTTCCTTAAGAGAAGCCATCAAATGTTAATAAAGCATTATTGCAAACTCAGTGGAAACACAGTAAGGATTTgtgattttgaatgaaacaatcATAGAAGATACTATTAGCTTGTTTTAATTATACCcaatagataaaaatataaacttacctaagacattaattttcagATAGTTGCTGTAAGTGGTGACTCCTCCAATTGGAACAGAACAACGCCAAACATTTCCATTATCAGAAATGTTCAAAGAAGGGATTGTACATCTATACTCCAATGTATCGCATGTTACCACTAACCCATCTGGAGGAGTACTTGGCACTGATATACATGAGCCTCCTTGCATACCGACAGTAACAATCGTTTGTTCCGTTGTCCCTGTTGAGTCTGACCTACACCATGTCACTGAAGGTGTAGGGTCTGATAAGGCACAAACCAGTTTCAATGGGCTTCCTTCAGTAACTGAAGCTGCATTGGCTGATAATACTGGAGCTTGGGcttctgaaaaaaaaaagtcaTCAACTGAATTAATATTGACATGATCTGTGTCAaccataaacaatataattatgttgttataaTTGTAACTTTTGCTCATATTTGGTCTTAAAGGGCCGATGAAAAAGTGAATTTTGTAGCAAACAAAAgaataaatgcaaaatttatattaGTTACTCAACCAGGAATATTCCAATAAATCAAGAGTAAAAAAGTACTGCATTGTTAtctgtgatgttttattcaatttgagTTGACTTTTGCAAATTAAGATTCGAAAAACGTGCAAAAATCTATGGGAGTTGACTTCAAACTCCCAgatcaaaatgcagtacttATTACACATACCAGAATACTGGGTCAAAAGATCTCTGACACTTTAATGAgattttttcaagatattccTCCCTTATC
Proteins encoded in this window:
- the LOC128235058 gene encoding uncharacterized protein LOC128235058; the encoded protein is MGLYLPIVVILLNSVCRHVIEAQAPVLSANAASVTEGSPLKLVCALSDPTPSVTWCRSDSTGTTEQTIVTVGMQGGSCISVPSTPPDGLVVTCDTLEYRCTIPSLNISDNGNVWRCSVPIGGVTTYSNYLKINVLARGSACSCLPAYIIIGILVLVVDLIVDFIGAIANSKG